A genomic window from Helicobacter suis HS1 includes:
- the tnpA gene encoding IS200/IS605 family transposase: MVKSSDIRHGRHCVFLLHVHLIFVTKYRRKAFSKEVIDFLGEVFKKVCEDFESELVEFDGESDHVHLLINYPPKVSISKLVNSLKGVSSRRVRAQQFKSVCNTLWGDHLWSPSYFAGSCGGAPLELIKRYIQEQETPV, from the coding sequence ATGGTAAAGTCTAGTGATATTAGACACGGCAGACATTGTGTATTTCTCTTGCATGTGCATTTGATCTTTGTAACAAAATATAGGCGTAAGGCTTTCAGCAAAGAAGTGATAGACTTTCTAGGCGAAGTCTTTAAAAAAGTGTGTGAGGACTTTGAAAGCGAGTTAGTAGAGTTTGATGGAGAATCTGATCATGTGCATTTGCTCATCAACTACCCACCCAAAGTGAGTATTTCTAAGCTGGTTAATTCTTTGAAAGGTGTGAGCTCTAGAAGGGTGCGTGCCCAGCAGTTTAAAAGTGTTTGTAACACATTATGGGGTGATCACTTGTGGTCGCCTAGCTATTTTGCTGGCAGTTGTGGCGGTGCTCCTTTGGAGCTGATTAAACGCTATATCCAAGAGCAAGAAACACCTGTTTAG
- a CDS encoding LPP20 family lipoprotein, with protein sequence MGLKKWVLLGSLVGVLAIVGCGQPKSGVSRKNKAYRAETKDAPKWVTGDLNHIKMESKEDSAVFKGRGEEDIVGNNVDYATDMAAAKARADLATNLKAELMKDVQEQVSRGNNALSETSSRTVSEKVDRVLTASKMLARWVGKDRVWVLVGLDKGVISKVRSELGLNSTK encoded by the coding sequence ATGGGCTTAAAGAAGTGGGTGTTACTAGGAAGTTTAGTAGGTGTGTTGGCAATTGTAGGGTGCGGTCAACCTAAATCAGGGGTGAGTAGAAAAAATAAAGCGTATCGCGCTGAAACTAAAGACGCTCCTAAATGGGTTACTGGGGACTTAAACCATATCAAAATGGAGAGCAAAGAGGATAGCGCCGTATTTAAAGGGCGTGGTGAAGAGGATATTGTGGGTAATAATGTAGATTATGCTACTGACATGGCTGCTGCTAAAGCTAGGGCTGATCTAGCCACAAATCTTAAAGCAGAACTCATGAAAGATGTTCAAGAACAGGTTTCTAGGGGTAATAATGCCTTAAGTGAGACCAGTAGCCGTACCGTTAGTGAAAAAGTAGATCGCGTACTCACGGCTAGTAAGATGTTAGCTAGATGGGTTGGTAAAGATCGCGTGTGGGTTTTGGTGGGCTTAGATAAGGGAGTTATCTCCAAAGTACGATCAGAATTAGGGTTAAACTCTACTAAATAG
- the rpsR gene encoding 30S ribosomal protein S18: MERKKYSKRYCKYTEAKIEFIDYKDLELLKHSLSERYKIMPRRLTGNSKKWQERVEVAIKRARHMALIPYIVDRKKVVDNPFRLS; this comes from the coding sequence ATGGAAAGAAAAAAGTATTCTAAACGCTACTGCAAATACACAGAAGCCAAGATTGAATTTATTGACTACAAGGATTTAGAATTGCTCAAGCATTCACTTTCTGAGCGCTATAAAATCATGCCAAGACGGCTAACGGGGAATAGTAAAAAGTGGCAAGAAAGAGTAGAGGTGGCGATTAAGCGCGCAAGGCACATGGCACTTATCCCCTATATCGTGGATCGTAAAAAGGTTGTAGACAATCCTTTTAGGCTGTCTTAG
- a CDS encoding LptF/LptG family permease, whose protein sequence is MDLAKTCMFNAISQIFFSFFLVLFFIASMVMLISIASVTLVVKLSFLDLAQLYIYSLPGTIFFIIPITFFGACAIGLARLSYDHELLVFFSLGIAPKQIVKAFLPLCIFVSLVLLIFSLILIPASKSAYYSFLRAKKDRVDVNIQAGEFGQKLGDWLVYVGHKKKDIFSNLVLFSHKGLAFESFMIAQSGQIKNQEGVFGIELRKGDAYFADKNQLRKVHFETLNLRNKLAFSAKKDAAYLHSHDYVSYWKKAFGPHPDKNQQRRFTQAILVSLFPLASLFLIPLFGIANPRFSKNLSYVYVLLAVGLYFLGMHVASQDAPISGTILLPIVWMLGAYGLYRRIIVRFY, encoded by the coding sequence ATGGATTTAGCCAAAACCTGCATGTTTAATGCCATTTCTCAGATTTTCTTTTCCTTCTTTTTAGTACTCTTTTTCATCGCCTCTATGGTGATGCTTATTAGCATTGCTAGCGTTACGCTTGTAGTTAAGCTTAGCTTTTTAGATTTAGCCCAACTTTATATCTATTCTCTCCCGGGCACCATTTTTTTTATCATTCCTATTACCTTTTTTGGGGCTTGTGCTATTGGCCTAGCTAGACTTTCTTACGATCATGAATTACTCGTCTTTTTCTCACTAGGCATTGCGCCTAAACAGATTGTCAAAGCCTTTTTGCCCCTTTGTATTTTTGTCAGTCTCGTGCTTTTGATCTTTTCTCTTATTTTAATCCCGGCCTCTAAAAGCGCTTATTATTCTTTTTTGCGGGCTAAAAAAGATCGCGTAGATGTGAATATCCAAGCGGGCGAATTTGGGCAAAAACTAGGTGATTGGCTGGTGTATGTGGGGCATAAAAAGAAAGATATTTTTAGTAATCTCGTGCTTTTCTCACACAAAGGTCTTGCCTTTGAAAGTTTTATGATTGCACAGTCCGGGCAAATTAAAAATCAAGAAGGCGTATTTGGGATAGAACTTAGAAAAGGAGATGCCTATTTTGCGGATAAAAACCAGTTGCGTAAAGTCCACTTTGAGACGCTTAATTTACGCAACAAACTTGCCTTCTCTGCTAAAAAAGACGCCGCTTATTTACACTCCCATGACTATGTCTCTTACTGGAAAAAGGCCTTTGGGCCTCATCCGGATAAAAACCAACAACGCCGTTTTACGCAGGCTATCTTAGTCTCTCTTTTTCCACTCGCTAGCCTCTTTCTCATTCCCCTTTTTGGAATTGCCAATCCTCGCTTTTCTAAAAACCTCTCTTATGTTTATGTGCTTTTGGCAGTGGGGTTATATTTTTTAGGCATGCATGTAGCTAGCCAAGATGCCCCCATTAGCGGTACGATTCTTTTGCCCATTGTGTGGATGCTTGGCGCTTATGGGCTTTATAGACGCATCATTGTTCGTTTTTATTAA
- a CDS encoding protein-L-isoaspartate(D-aspartate) O-methyltransferase: MHRIKNAHMCEAIAKHFPLEESIKKAMCAIDREEFVSPKHLAYSLNALPMGGDQFVSSPLTVAKMTQYLEPSGADSVLEIGCGSGYQAMVLSKLFRRVFSIERIEKLLLQAKERFRKLQVTNIHTKLGDGQEGWKEFAPYDRILFSACATHIPQTLFDQLLEGGILVAPMQTEKGQIITRFKKHNHRLLSESLEPCQFVPILDGIERGT; the protein is encoded by the coding sequence GTGCATCGCATTAAAAACGCCCATATGTGCGAGGCTATTGCTAAACATTTTCCCTTAGAAGAATCCATTAAAAAAGCCATGTGTGCTATTGATCGCGAGGAATTTGTCTCCCCTAAACATTTAGCCTATAGTTTAAATGCTTTGCCTATGGGAGGGGATCAATTTGTCAGCTCCCCGCTTACTGTGGCTAAAATGACGCAATATTTAGAACCAAGTGGGGCTGATAGCGTGTTAGAAATTGGGTGTGGGAGTGGTTATCAGGCAATGGTGCTCTCTAAGCTTTTTCGCCGTGTTTTTAGCATAGAGCGCATAGAAAAACTGCTTTTACAGGCCAAAGAGCGTTTTAGAAAATTACAAGTTACTAATATCCACACTAAACTTGGCGATGGGCAAGAAGGCTGGAAAGAATTTGCCCCCTATGATCGCATTCTCTTTTCAGCCTGTGCAACACATATCCCACAAACTTTATTTGATCAACTCCTAGAGGGGGGGATTTTAGTTGCGCCCATGCAGACAGAAAAGGGGCAAATTATCACGCGTTTTAAAAAGCACAATCACCGTTTACTCTCAGAAAGCCTAGAGCCCTGCCAATTTGTACCTATCTTAGATGGAATAGAGCGAGGCACTTAG
- the lpoB gene encoding penicillin-binding protein activator LpoB codes for MREWILKGIHSPKIWVSCVLGSLLLTGCGQQVSYVSKHDQESKKYVTAGLDYQDIEYAAKTAVQSMLASKEMQGLQGKKVIAVSDVINDTEQHFDPQQLTQMVIQTLQEQVKDKYYVTRFVAGSGGATDQMIAKARKLRDNEEVNQETTQEKGTIRAPDLSLSGKIIQRNARVSSTKQRIDYVFILSITSVHNGLEVWSHEFPITKLGSNKSVAW; via the coding sequence ATGAGAGAGTGGATTTTAAAAGGGATACACAGCCCTAAAATATGGGTTTCTTGTGTACTTGGATCGCTACTACTTACCGGTTGTGGCCAACAAGTGAGTTATGTTTCCAAACACGATCAAGAGTCTAAAAAATATGTTACAGCGGGACTAGATTATCAAGATATTGAATACGCGGCTAAAACGGCTGTACAATCCATGCTAGCTAGCAAAGAAATGCAAGGGTTACAAGGTAAAAAAGTGATTGCAGTTTCTGATGTGATCAATGATACCGAACAACATTTTGATCCACAACAACTTACCCAAATGGTGATTCAAACCTTGCAAGAGCAAGTTAAGGATAAATATTATGTAACTAGATTTGTTGCTGGTAGTGGGGGTGCGACAGATCAGATGATTGCTAAAGCCCGTAAGCTCCGAGACAATGAGGAGGTTAACCAAGAAACCACACAAGAAAAAGGTACAATACGCGCCCCCGATCTTTCCTTGAGTGGTAAAATTATCCAAAGAAATGCTAGGGTGAGTTCTACAAAACAACGCATTGATTATGTATTTATCCTTAGTATCACTAGCGTCCACAATGGGCTAGAAGTTTGGAGTCATGAATTTCCTATCACTAAACTAGGTAGCAATAAATCAGTGGCATGGTAA
- a CDS encoding outer membrane protein: protein MRFRFLAIPMAFSTFASLTPLCAEKSGAYMEGGFQYSTMMRGQSSTVGYQPEGGFGAPGGYSINGLSSSSYGEMYGLDTQIGYKQFFGKSKRFGIRYYVTFAYQHGTFYSGRTDLDNFNYGGGADLLYNFFEGKNGVKTAGLFAGIALEGSSWLAAGQSGFISLMNDTNKLPGEHASMNTSYFQLPINLGFRTNFTKHQGLELGLRIPLVTNYYYKAVVDRGNEAGTHSVIFKRNFSVYMNYVINF, encoded by the coding sequence ATGCGTTTTCGTTTTCTAGCAATTCCAATGGCTTTTTCAACATTTGCGAGTCTAACCCCTCTTTGTGCTGAAAAAAGCGGGGCTTATATGGAAGGTGGTTTCCAATACTCTACTATGATGCGTGGGCAAAGTTCTACCGTGGGTTATCAGCCCGAGGGTGGTTTTGGCGCTCCTGGTGGTTATTCTATTAATGGTCTCTCCTCTAGCTCGTATGGAGAAATGTATGGTTTAGACACCCAAATTGGTTATAAACAATTCTTTGGCAAATCTAAACGATTCGGGATACGCTACTATGTAACCTTTGCATACCAACATGGGACTTTTTATAGTGGGCGCACAGACCTAGATAACTTTAATTACGGCGGCGGTGCGGATCTTCTTTATAACTTCTTTGAAGGTAAAAATGGGGTTAAAACCGCCGGTCTGTTTGCTGGGATAGCTTTAGAAGGGTCTTCTTGGCTAGCTGCTGGACAAAGCGGGTTTATTTCTTTGATGAATGATACCAATAAACTACCAGGCGAGCATGCTAGCATGAACACTAGCTATTTTCAACTCCCTATCAATCTTGGTTTTAGAACTAACTTTACAAAACATCAGGGTCTTGAACTTGGCTTGCGTATCCCTCTTGTTACAAATTACTACTACAAAGCGGTTGTGGATAGAGGCAACGAAGCGGGTACTCACTCAGTTATCTTCAAACGCAATTTCTCAGTTTACATGAACTATGTAATCAACTTCTAA
- the galE gene encoding UDP-glucose 4-epimerase GalE has product MLLFTGACGYIGSSVARYFLEYTAYKIWIVDNLSTGFAIHAEILKKLYPDRVYFDQIDLKESAKLEFALQEKEAQGYQIIGVLHFAAKILVEESTHKPLEYYENNTLNTLKLAQLCLQHNIKYFLFSSSAATYKASTEPVSENAPLDPLNPYGASKMMSERMLLDISLASALKCVILRYFNVAGAIHFNDYKNALALGQRTQNATHLIKIACECAVGKHLSMAIFGSDYPTPDGTCIRDYIHIDDLALAHLEAFKTLLEKQTSEVYNVGYGRGYSVAEVINKVKEISGVNFLVRKQGRRAGDPSSLIANPHKILAQTAFKPRFCSLDLIVQSAYEWEKYLSKC; this is encoded by the coding sequence ATGTTACTTTTTACCGGTGCTTGTGGGTATATTGGTTCGAGTGTGGCGCGCTATTTTTTAGAATACACGGCTTATAAAATCTGGATTGTGGATAATTTGAGTACAGGTTTTGCTATCCATGCAGAGATTTTAAAAAAGCTTTACCCGGATCGTGTGTATTTTGATCAGATAGATTTAAAAGAAAGCGCTAAGCTTGAGTTTGCCTTGCAAGAAAAAGAAGCGCAGGGGTATCAAATTATAGGGGTATTACACTTTGCGGCTAAAATTTTGGTTGAAGAATCCACCCATAAGCCTTTAGAGTACTATGAAAACAACACCCTTAACACCCTTAAATTAGCGCAACTTTGCCTCCAGCATAATATAAAATATTTTCTTTTCTCCTCCAGCGCAGCCACTTACAAGGCCAGTACAGAGCCTGTGAGTGAAAATGCCCCTCTTGATCCGCTTAATCCTTACGGGGCTTCTAAAATGATGAGTGAGCGCATGCTTTTAGATATTAGCCTAGCCTCAGCGCTTAAGTGTGTTATTTTGCGCTATTTTAATGTAGCAGGCGCGATACACTTTAATGATTATAAAAACGCGCTTGCACTAGGCCAGCGCACACAAAATGCCACGCATTTAATTAAAATTGCTTGCGAGTGTGCGGTGGGTAAGCATCTTTCTATGGCTATTTTTGGCTCAGATTATCCCACCCCCGATGGAACATGTATTCGTGATTATATCCATATTGATGATTTAGCCCTTGCCCATTTAGAGGCCTTTAAAACTTTGCTTGAGAAACAAACTAGCGAGGTTTATAATGTGGGCTATGGCAGGGGTTATAGTGTGGCTGAGGTTATCAATAAAGTTAAAGAAATTTCAGGGGTCAATTTTTTAGTGCGCAAACAAGGCAGACGCGCAGGCGATCCTAGCTCTTTAATTGCTAATCCGCATAAAATCCTCGCACAAACCGCCTTCAAACCCCGCTTTTGCAGTTTAGATTTGATTGTACAAAGCGCCTACGAATGGGAAAAGTATTTAAGTAAATGTTAG
- the ung gene encoding uracil-DNA glycosylase: MLFHILERLRKSAWFALLEPLSQSPSFSTLNQNYMQSLKEAHKKNTRVFPLFTQIFRAFEDTPLEKLHTILLGQDPYHGTFMHQNQEYPLACGLSFSVPKNAPIPQSLQNIYKELSANLQIKPSCGDLAPWAKQGVLLLNAILSVEKNRAKSHAGLGWEYFTDGVLNQISQLERPLVFIFLGKVAQEKIKLLKPNPKHLIITAPHPSPLAQLRNSNFLGSRIFNQAEDFLKEQGVLMDWFLPCH; encoded by the coding sequence ATGCTTTTTCATATTTTAGAGCGCCTACGAAAAAGTGCTTGGTTTGCCTTATTAGAACCTCTTAGCCAAAGCCCTTCTTTCTCTACTCTTAATCAAAATTACATGCAAAGCTTAAAAGAGGCGCATAAAAAGAACACGCGGGTTTTTCCCCTGTTTACCCAAATTTTTAGGGCTTTTGAAGACACCCCTTTAGAAAAATTACACACCATTCTTTTAGGCCAAGACCCCTATCATGGCACTTTTATGCACCAAAACCAAGAATACCCCTTAGCTTGCGGGCTAAGTTTTAGTGTGCCTAAAAATGCCCCTATTCCTCAGAGTTTACAAAATATCTATAAAGAATTGAGCGCTAATTTGCAGATCAAACCTAGTTGTGGCGATCTAGCCCCATGGGCAAAACAAGGCGTATTGTTACTCAATGCCATTTTAAGTGTAGAAAAAAATAGGGCTAAATCCCATGCGGGTTTGGGTTGGGAATACTTTACTGATGGAGTTTTAAACCAAATTTCCCAACTAGAGCGCCCTTTAGTCTTTATTTTCTTAGGCAAGGTTGCGCAAGAAAAGATCAAGCTTTTAAAGCCTAACCCTAAACATCTAATCATCACAGCCCCCCACCCAAGCCCTTTAGCCCAGCTGAGAAACTCTAACTTTCTAGGGAGTCGTATTTTTAATCAAGCGGAGGATTTTTTAAAAGAACAAGGGGTGTTGATGGATTGGTTTTTACCATGCCACTGA
- a CDS encoding SDR family NAD(P)-dependent oxidoreductase: MLEVVLTGASSGIGLESTRLLLNKGYKVYALSRKSSTIKELDHPNCIRVDCDLQDQKQIEQAAHFILKQSDVLFALINNAGYGLFGALEEQEIQQAKALFQTNLFGLARLTALLLPKLRANATLKPKIINVASSAGRSTTLFLGWYHASKYALEGYSDCLRAELLPLGVSVILIEPGAIKTKWQEGLIEPSFKGVYAKELEKTHAFFKQVYANASPASKVASTLIKALESPNPKTRYLVGKYAHLLVYGKKFLPDKIYDRFMRWFILR; the protein is encoded by the coding sequence ATGTTAGAGGTGGTACTTACAGGGGCAAGCAGTGGTATAGGATTAGAGAGTACGCGTCTACTACTTAACAAAGGCTATAAAGTGTATGCTCTCTCCAGAAAAAGTAGCACAATTAAAGAATTAGATCACCCAAACTGTATCCGTGTTGATTGTGATTTACAAGATCAAAAGCAGATAGAACAAGCCGCGCATTTTATCCTCAAGCAAAGCGATGTACTTTTTGCTCTGATTAATAATGCCGGCTATGGCCTTTTTGGTGCATTAGAGGAACAAGAAATACAGCAGGCTAAAGCTCTTTTTCAAACTAATCTTTTTGGGCTAGCTAGACTTACTGCGCTACTGCTGCCAAAACTGCGCGCTAATGCCACCCTTAAGCCTAAAATCATCAATGTAGCCTCTAGTGCAGGGAGATCAACCACACTTTTTTTAGGCTGGTATCATGCGAGTAAATACGCCTTAGAGGGCTATAGCGATTGTTTACGCGCTGAGCTTTTGCCTTTGGGAGTTTCTGTAATACTCATTGAACCCGGGGCGATTAAAACTAAGTGGCAAGAGGGTTTAATAGAACCGTCTTTTAAAGGGGTTTATGCGAAGGAACTAGAAAAAACCCACGCCTTTTTTAAACAAGTTTATGCTAACGCGAGCCCTGCAAGCAAGGTTGCTAGCACTCTTATAAAGGCTTTAGAATCACCTAATCCTAAAACGCGTTATTTGGTGGGAAAATACGCGCACCTATTAGTCTATGGTAAAAAATTTTTACCGGATAAAATTTATGATCGTTTTATGCGTTGGTTTATTTTAAGGTGA
- a CDS encoding ribonucleotide-diphosphate reductase subunit beta — protein sequence MDHLSRKKIYNPQSQEQVSDRQIFGGNPTSMFDLNKIKYPWASKLWKTMLTNTWFPEEVSMHGDKNHYLHLSPQEKIGYDRALAQLIFMDSLQTNNLIDNINPFITSPEINLCLVRQAYEEALHSHSYAVMVESISANSDSIYEMWRTDVALKNKNDCIAQIYMELSNNPTEYNLLKALFANQILEGIYFYSGFSFFYALARSGRMLGSAQMIRFIQRDELTHLHLFQNMINTLRKERSDLFSPELIAEVNEMFKQAVDLESAWGAYITQGEMLDLSPQILRTYTEYLADTRLAVVGLPKLYNSQNPIKWVDQFANFNSHRSNFFEAKVSNYSKGSLNFEGF from the coding sequence ATGGATCATCTGAGCCGCAAGAAAATTTATAACCCCCAGAGCCAAGAGCAGGTGAGCGATCGCCAAATTTTTGGGGGTAACCCGACAAGTATGTTTGATCTAAACAAAATCAAATACCCTTGGGCGTCTAAACTGTGGAAAACCATGCTCACTAATACTTGGTTTCCTGAGGAGGTGAGCATGCACGGAGATAAAAACCACTATTTACACCTTAGCCCACAAGAAAAAATAGGCTACGATCGCGCCCTAGCCCAGCTTATTTTTATGGATAGTTTGCAAACCAATAATTTAATTGATAATATCAATCCCTTTATCACTAGCCCAGAGATTAATTTATGTTTAGTGCGCCAAGCTTATGAGGAGGCTTTACATAGCCATAGTTATGCGGTGATGGTGGAGAGCATTTCGGCTAATAGCGATAGCATTTATGAGATGTGGCGTACTGATGTGGCTTTAAAAAATAAAAATGATTGCATCGCCCAAATTTATATGGAGCTATCTAACAACCCTACTGAGTACAATTTACTTAAAGCTCTTTTTGCTAACCAAATCTTAGAGGGGATTTATTTTTATAGCGGCTTTAGCTTTTTTTATGCCCTAGCGCGCAGTGGTAGAATGCTTGGCAGTGCCCAGATGATTCGCTTTATCCAACGCGATGAACTCACCCATTTACACCTCTTCCAAAACATGATCAACACTTTACGCAAAGAAAGAAGCGATCTGTTTAGCCCGGAACTCATTGCTGAGGTTAATGAGATGTTTAAACAGGCGGTGGATTTAGAAAGCGCTTGGGGGGCATACATTACACAAGGTGAAATGCTAGATTTAAGCCCACAAATCCTTAGAACCTACACAGAATATTTAGCCGATACCCGGCTAGCTGTTGTAGGATTACCTAAACTCTATAACAGCCAAAACCCCATTAAATGGGTTGATCAATTTGCTAATTTTAATAGCCACCGCTCTAACTTCTTTGAGGCCAAAGTGAGCAACTACTCTAAGGGTAGCTTAAATTTTGAGGGGTTTTAG
- a CDS encoding acyl-CoA thioesterase, translating into MSNTTDLVADTMSSIGDARQLVMSFLVTPTMVNFNSVMHGGELLNLLDKVAYVCSTRYCGCPTVTLSVDRVLFKHPIPIGTLVTCYACVNYVGTKSCEVGIKVVCEDFKNKTATHTNSCYFTMVAVKDGKTVPMPPFTPRTEKEKERYERAIRRKEALKHTQKNAL; encoded by the coding sequence ATGAGCAATACAACAGATCTAGTGGCTGATACAATGTCTAGTATCGGGGATGCAAGACAATTAGTCATGTCCTTTCTAGTAACCCCTACAATGGTTAATTTTAATAGTGTCATGCATGGTGGAGAGTTGTTAAACCTCTTGGATAAAGTGGCCTATGTGTGCTCTACGCGTTATTGTGGTTGCCCTACTGTTACTTTGAGTGTAGATCGCGTGCTGTTTAAACACCCCATTCCAATCGGGACTTTAGTAACCTGTTATGCCTGTGTCAATTATGTGGGGACTAAAAGTTGTGAGGTGGGGATTAAAGTGGTTTGTGAGGATTTTAAAAATAAAACCGCCACACACACCAATAGCTGTTATTTTACAATGGTAGCGGTTAAAGACGGCAAGACCGTTCCCATGCCCCCCTTTACTCCCCGTACAGAGAAAGAAAAAGAACGCTACGAGCGGGCTATTAGACGCAAAGAAGCCCTCAAACACACCCAGAAAAATGCGCTTTAA
- the truA gene encoding tRNA pseudouridine(38-40) synthase TruA, which translates to MLAYDGSAFSGFAKQAGLYTVEGRLIKALESLQIPSKILAAGRTDRGVHATHQVIAFNTCDIWSSSKLLKHLAPKLGYFIACKSLEEVPLSFHPRFEATRRRYRYFLSLAKPSPFLSRFVGYHPCGDMGILKQALELFKGEHDFKFFSKSGSDPKSTIRSIYKAFCYPYMLYNLPCLVLVFEANSFLRSQVRLMLGAALACSLKQISLEDLYKQITLQRRFLMRAVSPSGLYLSSVFY; encoded by the coding sequence GTGTTAGCCTATGATGGTAGCGCCTTTTCTGGCTTTGCTAAACAAGCAGGTTTGTACACCGTAGAGGGTAGGCTTATAAAAGCTTTAGAGAGTTTGCAAATACCAAGCAAAATTTTAGCCGCTGGGCGTACCGATAGGGGTGTACACGCCACCCACCAAGTGATTGCCTTTAATACTTGTGATATTTGGAGTTCCTCTAAACTCCTTAAACACCTAGCCCCCAAACTAGGGTATTTTATTGCCTGTAAAAGTTTAGAAGAAGTTCCGCTTTCTTTTCACCCCAGATTTGAAGCTACAAGGAGGCGTTATCGCTATTTTTTAAGCTTAGCTAAGCCCAGCCCTTTTTTAAGCCGCTTTGTAGGCTATCACCCTTGCGGGGATATGGGTATTTTAAAACAGGCTTTAGAGCTTTTTAAAGGAGAACATGACTTTAAATTTTTTAGCAAAAGTGGGAGTGATCCTAAAAGCACAATCCGCAGTATCTACAAAGCCTTTTGCTATCCTTACATGCTTTATAACCTGCCTTGTTTGGTACTAGTCTTTGAGGCTAATTCTTTTTTGCGATCCCAAGTACGGCTCATGTTAGGCGCAGCCTTAGCTTGCTCTTTAAAGCAAATCTCTTTAGAGGATTTGTACAAACAAATCACGCTCCAAAGGCGCTTTTTAATGCGGGCGGTATCGCCTTCAGGACTTTATTTAAGCTCTGTGTTTTATTAA
- a CDS encoding methyl-accepting chemotaxis protein, producing the protein MGTLYHKLVAFIPPAKDEWDFCRRVLNVKFDLSNIRDQILTHTLRTLGFILAILAFIGFVLLFIFEKNLFGPLARLKRMASTLTQSKKADLTQRLESKRLDEVGSTAHFFNLFIQKLQDIIKISKTILSSNMATSGAIEEATKTLKSTESNEDQIIKTMRSLSHDVDLNATTTLQLLQLATDKIKKADASMLTFSQSISQHVQLALDAAKNQDSIAKEAKELTHSAAEIKNVLSIIEEIANQTNLLALNAAIEAARAGEHGRGFAVVADEVRNLASKTQKSLAEITSMVNVITQSIGDIGLKIQNMALESEDLSKQTSELNTHIKAVQDDLSISNKTAGEAISSNEQIGRQIKEMATATQNLVDMFSQIKQQRLNLEKNIQKMLEHNSHLNQEFSKFEV; encoded by the coding sequence ATGGGGACATTATACCACAAATTAGTGGCATTCATCCCACCCGCTAAAGACGAGTGGGATTTCTGCCGGAGAGTTTTAAATGTTAAATTTGATCTAAGCAATATCCGCGATCAAATACTAACCCACACCCTTAGAACTTTAGGTTTTATTTTAGCAATCCTTGCATTCATTGGCTTTGTTTTGCTATTTATCTTTGAAAAAAATCTATTTGGACCCCTAGCGCGTTTAAAAAGAATGGCAAGCACCCTCACCCAGTCTAAAAAGGCAGATCTAACCCAAAGATTAGAAAGCAAACGATTAGATGAAGTGGGCAGTACAGCCCATTTTTTTAATCTCTTTATCCAAAAACTCCAAGATATTATCAAAATCTCTAAAACAATTCTAAGCTCTAATATGGCCACTAGTGGCGCGATTGAAGAGGCCACAAAAACCCTTAAATCCACAGAATCTAATGAAGATCAGATCATTAAAACCATGCGTAGCTTAAGCCATGATGTAGATTTAAATGCCACAACAACTTTACAACTACTCCAACTAGCCACAGATAAGATTAAAAAAGCCGATGCCTCTATGCTCACCTTTAGCCAAAGCATTAGCCAGCATGTCCAACTAGCTTTAGACGCGGCAAAAAATCAAGATAGCATTGCTAAAGAAGCCAAAGAACTCACACATAGCGCGGCTGAAATTAAAAATGTACTTTCTATTATTGAAGAAATTGCTAATCAAACTAATTTATTAGCCCTTAATGCCGCTATTGAAGCCGCGCGGGCGGGTGAACATGGCAGAGGGTTTGCGGTGGTGGCTGATGAAGTGCGCAATTTAGCTAGCAAAACGCAAAAATCTCTTGCAGAAATTACAAGTATGGTTAATGTGATCACCCAAAGCATTGGAGATATTGGGCTTAAAATCCAAAACATGGCTTTAGAATCTGAAGATCTTTCTAAACAAACTTCTGAGTTAAACACCCATATTAAAGCCGTTCAAGATGATTTGTCTATTTCTAATAAAACCGCTGGGGAGGCCATTAGCAGCAATGAGCAAATCGGACGCCAGATTAAAGAAATGGCCACAGCCACCCAAAACTTAGTTGACATGTTTTCTCAGATCAAACAACAACGGCTGAATTTAGAAAAGAATATCCAAAAAATGCTAGAACACAATAGCCACCTTAATCAAGAATTTTCTAAGTTTGAGGTGTAA